GCCGGTAATTACCGTGTTAGCCATGGTCGCAGCTTCTGCATACTGGCCCTTGTACAAATACACGCGCGAGAGCAAGGTGCGGGCAGCGTCTTTGGTCGCACGCGCGGTGCGGTCGTAAGCAGTTCCGTACGTTTCGGGCAGTGCAATGATGGCGTCGTTCAGGTCTTGCTCGATTTGGGTGTATACCTGACGAACGGTTGCGCGGGACAAGTTTTGACTGGCATCAAAAGCAGTGCTTGCGTCCGGTGCCGTCAACTGCAGGGGCACGCCGGCGTGCGAGGCATCCGCGGTGAAATTGTAGGGCTGAGCAAACAGATTCACCAGGTGAAAATACACGAGGGCCCGGATGAACTTAGCCTCTCCAATGTATTGGGCTTCCAGCGCAGGAGTGGTTTTGCCTGGGTTTTTGGCAATTTGCTGCAGGAAGTAGTTTACAGCGTACAGCGAGTTGTAACCACCGGTCCAAGCGTTCGTTGCAATACCATCGTTGGCCTGCTGGTTGAACGTAGACACGTTGCCGAAGAACCCGGCGGGGTTGGTGTCATCGCTGCGAATGTCGCTGTAGATAAGGGCACGGCCGCCCAAAAACTCAGCGTTTTGCAAGCCATTGTACATACCAATGGCCGATTTGGAGATGCGGTCGGCATTGGCGAACGCATCTTCCTGGGTCAGGGCTGTGGGCGGGTCTTGGGTAAGAACGTCGCAGCCAGTGCCCGAGGCAAGCAGCATGGCGCAGAAAGCGGCCAGCCGCAATTTAGAATTATGATTCATGTAAAGAGAAGGAAAAGCCACGATTAAATGCCAACGTTAATGCCGAAGGTGAAGCTGCGGGTCGGGGGCACCGAACGACCGTCAACACCATAAGCAATGTTGTTGCCGATGTTGGTGTTCACTTCGGGGTCCAAACCTTTGTACTTGGTGAAGTTGTACAGATTTTGTGCCAGCACGTACACGCGCAGGTTGTTCACCCCGTAACGTTTGATGAAAGCGTCGGGCAGGTTGTAGCCCAGGCTAGCCTGGCGAATGCGCAGGAAGTCACCGTTTTCGAGCCAACGGGTCGACGCCTGAGTCGACACCACATCGCGCAACACAAGCTTCTGGATGTCCGTCTGCTGGCCAGGAGTCGTCCAACGGTCTTTAATCTCGGTGATGTTGTTCTGCAAGCTGTTGCTCAGCAGAGCAGCACGGTAACCGTTGTAAATCTGGTTGCCACCGCTGTATTGCAGGAAGATGCCAAGTTCCAGCCCTTTGAAGGAGAAAGTGTTGTCAAAGCCACCGAAGAAGGTGGGGTAACCGGTCTTGTTGGTGTACTTGTAGTCGGCCACCGTGATGGGTGTGGTCACATCGCCCGATGCCGTGAGCCAGCGGCCCTGGGTTGTGGAAGCATTGGTCGTGTAAGCGGCATCATACTGCTTGATGTTGCCGTCTTTGTCCAGGAACTGTGCGTTGCCATTAGCGGGGTTTACACCGGCCCACACGGGTAGGAAATAAATGCCGACGCTGCTGCCGATGCTGGCGCGCTGGTTGCCTGCGGTGATGTCGTTCGGGGTGGCCAACTCCGTAATCCGGTTCTTGATGATGCTGCCGTTCAGGTTTGAGGTCCACGTAAAGCCGTTTTGCAGGCGCACGTTCACCGTGTTGAGAGTCAATTCAACACCGCGGTTGTACATGCTGCCCACGTTGCGGTTTACACCCGAACCGGGAATGCCCGTGGTGCGCAACGTTGGTGCGAACAGCAATATACCGCTCACGTCGTTGTTAAAGAAGTCGAACGTCACGTTGATGCGGTTGTTTACCAGTGCTGCATCAAAGCCAATGTCAAGCTTCTTCGACGTTTCCCATGCAACTGAGGGGTTGCCCACCTGAGAGATGCTGAAGCCGTTGAGGTCGGCGTATTGGCCGCCACCCACGAGCGTGCGCGAAGCGTACGACCCAATGCCGGCAGAGTTACCTACTTTGCCGTAGCTGGCGCGCAGTTTCAAATCGTTGATGGCCGTGATGCCCTTCATGAAATTCTCCTGCGAAATGCGCCATCCTACCGAGCCGCCGGGGAAGTAGCCGCGCTGGTTGTTCGCTCCAAAAATGGAGGAGGCATCAGCCCGGAATGAGAACGAGGCGTAGTATTTGTTGTCGAAGCTGTAGTTGGCGCGGGCGAAGTACGACTGGAAACCGTTATTGAAAGCGGAGCCACCAGTACCGGTCTGGTTGGTATACAGGCCGTCGAGCAGCGATTGAAACTTCGTGTCGGCGAAGTCGGCACCGGAACTGTACACGAGTTGAGTGCGCGTCTCCTGATATTCAACACCAGCAGTCAGGCCAATCGTGTGCTTCTCGTTGAATACACGGTCGTAGTTCGCATAGTTCTGCCAGTTGTACTGGGTGCGGGTGGTGTTATACAGCTGCACCAGGCCCTGTCCAAGCTGACGCCCCAAGCTGCCCAGAATGGGGCTGCTGTACTGGTCTTCAAAGTTGGTGGAGTAGTCGATGCCGTATTTAGTAGTCAACTGCAAGCCTTTCAGGGGTTCTACCGTGAGGTAGCCGTTGCCCAAGGTGCGTTGCACCGTGTTGTCGTTGCGGTTTTCGCGCAGCGTACCAATGATGTGGAAGTAAGCGTTGGGAGCGTACGTGCTGGGAACGACGTTATTGCCGTTGCCCAGGTTACCCAAGGTGTTCAGGTAATAGCTGCCATCGGGGTTGTAGGCGGGAATGTTCGGCGGAGCCGTGTAGCCCGATACCGTGGCACCGGCCAGAGCGTTTTCGCCGTTGATACCTTGGTTATAGGTCTTGGCGTAGTTCAGGCTAACGCCGCTCTTGAGCCATTTC
This DNA window, taken from Hymenobacter sp. 5317J-9, encodes the following:
- a CDS encoding RagB/SusD family nutrient uptake outer membrane protein, which translates into the protein MNHNSKLRLAAFCAMLLASGTGCDVLTQDPPTALTQEDAFANADRISKSAIGMYNGLQNAEFLGGRALIYSDIRSDDTNPAGFFGNVSTFNQQANDGIATNAWTGGYNSLYAVNYFLQQIAKNPGKTTPALEAQYIGEAKFIRALVYFHLVNLFAQPYNFTADASHAGVPLQLTAPDASTAFDASQNLSRATVRQVYTQIEQDLNDAIIALPETYGTAYDRTARATKDAARTLLSRVYLYKGQYAEAATMANTVITGARHSLSATPAVPFTAATFSNPESIFSVAMNLSDNPNTNNAIGQHYGRLRRADISVTPYARIDSTQFRSKDRRRTLLLDPSTFPASATTNIFTLKYNNGSADNVPIARYSEVLLNRAEGLAQTDAGISAEAITLLNTVRRRSLPTIPAYPNYTAASFANKQALIDAILFERRLELAFEGHRYYDLMRYKRNSSRINYGEQKAIFPIPNVDIQQNPNLVQNPGY
- a CDS encoding TonB-dependent receptor; this translates as MKKTLLMSLVLMFTLLQGVLAQTRTISGRVTDQKTGDGLPGVTVLLKGTTNGVSTNADGAFSLSVPESGGTLVFSSVGMTTQERAIGTNSDFQVALATDTKQLTEVVVTGYGGSQDVKDITGSVAKVTEEKLLLQPVVSADQALQGRMAGVNVNTTSGTLGDQAVIRIRGANSISNSSQPLFILDGVPLNNSAQANSLSTRYNPLADINPNDIASVDVLKDASAAAIYGSRGANGVVVITTKRGKSGTNRLSFNSFYGFQDAVRTPKVLNGSDFIAISNEKAANARAGSVGAPGNVGNTSIPAAIAAPIDVNGDGVPDETDWIKEVFQRGTQQNYQVALSGGNEFASYYGSGDWNDQKGIILNNRLRRGSGRLNIDLTPKKWLKSGVSLNYAKTYNQGINGENALAGATVSGYTAPPNIPAYNPDGSYYLNTLGNLGNGNNVVPSTYAPNAYFHIIGTLRENRNDNTVQRTLGNGYLTVEPLKGLQLTTKYGIDYSTNFEDQYSSPILGSLGRQLGQGLVQLYNTTRTQYNWQNYANYDRVFNEKHTIGLTAGVEYQETRTQLVYSSGADFADTKFQSLLDGLYTNQTGTGGSAFNNGFQSYFARANYSFDNKYYASFSFRADASSIFGANNQRGYFPGGSVGWRISQENFMKGITAINDLKLRASYGKVGNSAGIGSYASRTLVGGGQYADLNGFSISQVGNPSVAWETSKKLDIGFDAALVNNRINVTFDFFNNDVSGILLFAPTLRTTGIPGSGVNRNVGSMYNRGVELTLNTVNVRLQNGFTWTSNLNGSIIKNRITELATPNDITAGNQRASIGSSVGIYFLPVWAGVNPANGNAQFLDKDGNIKQYDAAYTTNASTTQGRWLTASGDVTTPITVADYKYTNKTGYPTFFGGFDNTFSFKGLELGIFLQYSGGNQIYNGYRAALLSNSLQNNITEIKDRWTTPGQQTDIQKLVLRDVVSTQASTRWLENGDFLRIRQASLGYNLPDAFIKRYGVNNLRVYVLAQNLYNFTKYKGLDPEVNTNIGNNIAYGVDGRSVPPTRSFTFGINVGI